Proteins encoded together in one Planctomycetaceae bacterium window:
- a CDS encoding ATP-binding protein, translating into MVRNDSPEYLAGLAHELGQLPKETEWVEFKCDNANPEDIGEYISALANSAALWGKTNAYLMWGVSDGTHELVGTSFRPTLAKKGNEELENWLIRLLSPRIHLRLVEFETDGKSISMIEIPCAAHQPVQFQGVEYVRIGSYKKKLKDFPEKEREL; encoded by the coding sequence ATGGTGCGGAATGACAGCCCGGAATATTTGGCCGGTCTCGCGCATGAACTGGGCCAACTCCCTAAGGAAACGGAATGGGTTGAATTCAAGTGCGACAATGCCAACCCGGAAGACATCGGCGAATACATTTCGGCGCTTGCCAATTCGGCGGCACTGTGGGGAAAGACTAATGCCTATCTTATGTGGGGCGTGTCCGACGGGACGCATGAATTGGTGGGGACGAGTTTTCGGCCGACACTGGCGAAGAAGGGCAATGAGGAACTGGAAAACTGGCTTATTCGGCTGTTGAGCCCTCGGATTCATTTGCGTCTGGTGGAATTCGAGACGGATGGCAAGAGCATTTCAATGATCGAGATTCCTTGCGCAGCACACCAGCCGGTGCAGTTTCAAGGCGTGGAATACGTTCGGATCGGATCTTACAAGAAAAAGCTGAAGGATTTTCCGGAAAAGGAACGCGAGCTGTGA
- a CDS encoding sigma-70 family RNA polymerase sigma factor — protein sequence MAETKDFETIALPWLDAVYRAAAALCHDPATAEDLTQATFLKAFENFKGFTVGTSCRAWLTRILRNCWIDLLRHRRVAGEGVCLDEQLVAAAEEPPATTWTDAQDLLENFSDAQVITAMRQLSDDQRLCLFLSDVEGLGQDEVAAVLDVAVGTIKSRTHRARAVLKTKLEAHANELGLGPGKRRCT from the coding sequence ATGGCCGAAACGAAAGACTTTGAGACGATCGCCCTGCCTTGGCTCGACGCGGTGTACCGCGCCGCGGCGGCGCTGTGCCACGACCCCGCAACGGCAGAGGACCTGACGCAGGCGACCTTTCTCAAGGCGTTTGAAAACTTCAAAGGATTCACCGTCGGCACGAGCTGCCGCGCGTGGCTGACCCGCATTCTGCGAAACTGCTGGATCGACCTGCTGCGGCATCGGCGGGTGGCCGGAGAGGGCGTCTGCCTGGACGAGCAATTGGTCGCGGCCGCGGAAGAGCCGCCCGCGACCACCTGGACCGACGCGCAGGACCTGCTGGAGAATTTCTCCGACGCGCAGGTGATCACGGCCATGCGGCAGTTGAGCGACGACCAGCGGTTGTGCCTGTTCCTGAGCGACGTCGAGGGGCTTGGCCAGGACGAGGTCGCGGCGGTCCTGGACGTGGCGGTCGGGACGATCAAGAGCCGCACGCACCGGGCGCGGGCGGTTCTGAAAACGAAACTCGAGGCCCACGCCAACGAGCTTGGCCTGGGGCCGGGGAAACGACGATGCACCTGA
- a CDS encoding ATP-binding protein, protein MAAERVSGADVLTLLDYPAYFTLLNVPLPETRDGILARLVDDHMIEAREGGQWDILNLGAVLFASDLSKFQRLARKAVRVVEYEGDGRIRTKREHQGRKGYAAGFEGLIGFLKGILPENEVIGDALRKAVPIYPELAIRELVANVIIHQDFTVNGAGPMVEVFDGRLEITNPGEPLMDPERFLDTPPRSRNEALASFLRRAGICEERGSGVDKVVFQTEFYQLPAPLFEAVGGHTRAILFAHRPFASMDKTDRIRACYLHACLQHVQRKRMNNSTLRERFGIEKQNSAQVSRIISDAIEAGVIRAHNPESESKRHASYVPFWA, encoded by the coding sequence GTGGCGGCCGAGCGCGTGAGCGGCGCGGACGTGCTGACGCTGCTGGATTATCCCGCTTATTTCACGCTGCTCAATGTGCCGTTGCCGGAAACCCGCGACGGGATCTTGGCCCGTCTTGTAGACGACCACATGATCGAGGCCCGAGAGGGTGGTCAGTGGGACATTCTGAATCTGGGGGCGGTGCTGTTCGCCTCCGATCTGTCCAAGTTTCAGCGTTTGGCCCGAAAAGCGGTGCGCGTTGTAGAGTATGAAGGAGACGGACGGATCCGGACAAAGCGGGAGCATCAGGGGCGTAAGGGTTATGCCGCCGGGTTCGAAGGATTGATTGGATTCCTGAAGGGCATCTTGCCAGAGAACGAGGTAATTGGGGACGCACTTCGCAAGGCAGTTCCGATATATCCAGAATTGGCCATTCGCGAGTTAGTGGCCAACGTGATCATCCATCAGGATTTTACGGTCAACGGGGCCGGTCCGATGGTCGAAGTATTTGACGGGCGTCTGGAAATCACTAATCCTGGAGAACCCTTGATGGACCCCGAGCGATTCCTGGACACTCCGCCGCGGTCCCGGAATGAGGCGCTGGCTTCGTTCTTACGGCGAGCAGGCATCTGCGAGGAACGCGGCAGCGGAGTGGACAAGGTCGTCTTTCAGACCGAATTCTATCAATTGCCCGCTCCTCTGTTTGAAGCAGTAGGTGGGCATACCCGAGCGATCCTGTTTGCACATAGACCCTTCGCCAGTATGGACAAGACGGACCGTATTCGAGCCTGCTATCTACATGCCTGCTTGCAGCACGTTCAGCGGAAAAGGATGAACAACAGTACGTTGCGGGAACGGTTCGGAATCGAAAAGCAGAACAGCGCACAGGTTTCAAGGATTATCAGCGATGCCATCGAAGCCGGCGTGATCCGAGCCCATAACCCCGAAAGCGAATCGAAGCGACATGCAAGTTATGTACCGTTTTGGGCTTAA